The following proteins are encoded in a genomic region of Ailuropoda melanoleuca isolate Jingjing chromosome 10, ASM200744v2, whole genome shotgun sequence:
- the PLN gene encoding cardiac phospholamban, translating into MDKVQYLTRSAIRRASTIEMPQHARQNLQNLFVNFCLILICLLLICIIVMLL; encoded by the coding sequence ATGGATAAAGTCCAATACCTCACTCGCTCTGCTATAAGAAGAGCTTCAACCATTGAAATGCCTCAACATGCACGTCAAAATCTACAGAACCTATTTGTAAATTTCTGTCTCATTTTAATATGTCTCTTGTTGATCTGCATCATTGTGATGCTCCTCTGA